From Salvia splendens isolate huo1 chromosome 16, SspV2, whole genome shotgun sequence, a single genomic window includes:
- the LOC121772360 gene encoding polygalacturonase At1g48100-like → MGGFHLKSITFTIVIVLLMWCSAVEFCNANRVGKHWRQSRNSAASLSKKKSKGNHSGHHSSSSGKQKPKIPQPKTPPKQGGSTVFNVMDFGAKGDGKSDDTKAFQAAWAAACKIEASTINVPATYVFLVGPISFSGPYCQHDIVFQLDGTIVAPTGSSHWGSGLLQWLEFTKLVGLTIKGSGTIDGNGAVWWKSVPYDNDPFDDQAKLIFPTNLTFEQKPPTSVRSSLGGKMPSIKPTALRFYGSFNVTVTGITIQNSPQCHLKFDNCIGVTVYNFSVSSPADSPNTDGIHLQNSKDVLIRSSSLACGDDCVSIQTGCTNVYIHNINCGPGHGISIGGLGKDNTKACVSNITVRDVMMHNTMNGVRIKTWQGGSGSVQGVQFSNIQVSEVQLPIVIDQFYCDKSTCKNQSSAVALSGINYENIRGTYTVKPVHLACSDHMPCTDVTLTNIQLKAQLERYHMYNPFCWQTFGQLFSPMIPPVECLQVGKPSSNKIQGDHDSC, encoded by the exons atgggtGGTTTTCACCTAAAAAGCATCACATTCACAATCGTCATAGTGCTTCTAATGTGGTGCTCCGCCGTCGAGTTTTGCAATGCCAATAGAGTAGGCAAGCATTGGCGGCAGAGTCGAAACTCCGCCGCGTCGCTCTCCAAGAAGAAGAGCAAAGGCAACCATTCCGGCCACCACAGCAGCAGTTCCGGCAAGCAGAAACCGAAGATCCCGCAGCCGAAAACGCCGCCGAAGCAAGGTGGTTCAACAGTGTTTAATGTGATGGATTTTGGAGCTAAAGGTGATGGGAAATCAGATGATACTAAG GCATTTCAAGCTGCCTGGGCTGCTGCTTGTAAAATTGAAGCTTCAACCATTAATGTCCCAGCAACATACGTCTTCTTGGTGGGGCCCATCTCGTTTTCCGGTCCATACTGCCAACACGACATTGTTTTTCAG TTAGATGGCACGATTGTGGCCCCCACAGGTTCGAGCCACTGGGGTTCAGGGCTTCTCCAATGGCTCGAGTTCACTAAGCTGGTTGGGCTCACGATCAAGGGAAGCGGCACGATCGATGGAAACGGCGCCGTTTGGTGGAAGAGTGTGCCTTATGATAATGATCCCTTTGATGATCAAGCTAAATTGATCTTCCCAACTAACCTCACATTTGAACAAAAGCCTCCAACTTCT GTGAGAAGCTCACTTGGTGGGAAAATGCCAAGCATCAAACCAACT GCACTTAGATTCTATGGGAGTTTCAACGTGACGGTAACTGGCATCACGATCCAAAACAGCCCTCAGTGCCATCTGAAGTTTGACAACTGCATTGGAGTCACGGTGTACAACTTCAGCGTCTCCTCGCCTGCAGACAGCCCCAATACCGATGGCATTCATCTGCAGAACTCCAAAGACGTCCTGATCCGTAGCTCCAGTCTTGCTTGTG GGGATGACTGTGTATCTATACAAACTGGATGCACTAATGTATACATACACAATATCAACTGTGGGCCAGGGCACGGGATCAGCATTGGAGGGCTAGGGAAAGACAATACCAAAGCTTGTGTGTCGAACATCACTGTCAGAGATGTTATGATGCACAACACAATGAATGGTGTCCGGATCAAGACATGGCAG GGCGGGTCGGGGTCAGTCCAAGGCGTGCAGTTCTCAAACATCCAAGTCTCCGAGGTGCAGTTGCCTATAGTCATCGATCAATTCTACTGCGACAAGAGCACCTGCAAGAACCAGTCCTCTGCAGTGGCTCTGTCCGGGATCAACTATGAGAACATACGTGGGACCTACACAGTTAAGCCCGTGCACCTTGCCTGCAGCGACCACATGCCCTGCACGGATGTGACCCTAACGAACATCCAGCTGAAGGCACAGCTGGAGCGCTACCACATGTATAACCCCTTCTGCTGGCAGACTTTTGGGCAGCTATTCTCTCCGATGATTCCTCCGGTTGAGTGCCTGCAAGTGGGTAAGCCGTCGAGCAACAAGATTCAAGGGGATCATGATTCTTGCTAG